A stretch of the Panicum virgatum strain AP13 chromosome 9N, P.virgatum_v5, whole genome shotgun sequence genome encodes the following:
- the LOC120692149 gene encoding purple acid phosphatase 18-like: MRITWITNDNSAPSVVDYGTKEGKYTMTSQGESTSYSYLLYSSGKIHHVVIGPLEDNTIYYYRCGGQGLEFQFKTPPSQFPLSLAVVGDLGQTSWTKSTLDHIKQCEHDMLLLPGDLSYADFMQHLWDSFGTLVEPLASTRPWMVTEGNHEKEHILFLESGFQSYNARWKMPYEESGSTSNLYYSFEVAGAHIIMLGSYTDYDESSDQYAWLKSDLAKADRKKTPWLIVLLHAPWYNSNWAHQGEGDSMMAAMEPLLYAAHVDMVIAGHVHAYERAERVYNGRLDPCGAVHITIGDGGNREGLAHRYRNPKPA; this comes from the exons ATGAGAATAACATGGATTACCAATGATAACTCTGCCCCCTCTGTGGTGGACTATGGAACCAAAGAAGGAAAATACACAATgacatctcaaggagaaagcaCATCCTACAGCTACTTATTGTATAGCTCAGGAAAAATTCATCATGTAGTTATCGGACCTCTTGAGGACAACACAATTTATTACTACCGATGTGGAGGGCAAGGTCTGGAATTCCAATTTAAGACCCCTCCATCCCAATTTCCGTTGTCATTGGCTGTTGTCGGTGATCTTGGGCAGACTAGTTGGACAAAATCAACACTGGATCACATTAAGCAGTGCGAGCATGATATGCTTTTACTCCCTGGTGATCTCTCTTACGCTGATTTTATGCAACATCTGTGGGATTCCTTTGGTACATTGGTTGAGCCACTTGCTAGCACACGGCCTTGGATGGTGACAGAAGGAAACCATGAGAAGGAGCAcattctgtttcttgagtcAGGATTTCAGTCATATAATGCACGATGGAAAATGCCTTATGAAGAAAGTGGATCTACATCAAATTTGTACTACTCTTTTGAGGTTGCAGGGGCACACATTATAATGCTAGGTTCGTACACAGATTATGATGAGAGCTCAGATCAGTACGCTTGGCTCAAG TCTGATCTTGCCAAGGCCGATAGGAAGAAGACACCATGGCTCATCGTATTGTTGCATGCCCCGTGGTATAATAGCAATTGGGCTCATCAGGGTGAAGGTGACAGTATGATGGCCGCGATGGAGCCTTTGCTCTATGCTGCTCATGTGGATATGGTAATAGCGGGTCATGTGCATGCTTACGAACGCGCG GAGCGCGTCTACAATGGCAGACTTGATCCTTGTGGTGCTGTTCACATAACTATTGGGGATGGTGGAAACCGTGAAGGCTTGGCCCACAG GTATCGTAATCCGAAGCCAGCTTGA